The nucleotide window CGATCAACTTATTAATCGAGAGCAAGCAGCGAAAATGCTCAGTGGAGCACTGTCTAATCTTTTATCGCAGCAGTCCATTTCTACGGCAAATTACACAGATAATGATCATGTTTCGGAATGGGCAAAAAAAGATGTGAATACTTTAACTGGTACACAAATTCTTGAGGGGTATCCAGACCAATCATTCAAACCGCAAGCTAGCCTAACGCGTGCTGAAAGTGCACTTATGATTGACCGGGCAATCCAAACAGGGATGATCAAAGTGCCTTCAAAATGAAAAAAGTAGTAGCTCGCAATAGAGAAGATTGCTAAAAGGGGAAAACATAGATGAAACTGGAAGTCGGATTAGACAGCCTGACACAAGCTTCTCGCAGTCTGGATCGCGCGGCGCGGGAAGTGGAGGAGTTAAAGCAAGAGCTGGATCAGGCGAAGAATAGTCTGAGTTCCAAAACACGGAATACCGGCAGTGTAGAAAGTACATTTAACCGTATCCATCGGCAATTGGATGAGATGCAGCAGCAGCTGGAACAGATGTCCCAGCTGGTGAGCCGTAAGCGTGATGAATACGAGGAAGCCGACCGGAATGGCGAAGACATCGATGTCGGCAAAATGTTTAGCTTTGCGCTAGCAGCGGCAAGTTTGGTCCTCGATTTTGTTCCATTTGTGGGTAATGTCAAAGGGATTATCGAAGCAGTGACTGGTCGCGACCTGTTAACTGGCGAAAAACTGGAAGCATGGGAGCGGGTATTGGGCGTCATGGGACCCCTAGGTAAAGGGGTCAGCAAAGCAGTCAAAGTTGCCAAGTATGCGGACGAAGTGGTCAACGTGGTCGGGGAAGCGACCCGCCATGCCGACGATGTGACTGAAGCCGTATCATCGGCGACGCGAAATGCAGATAATTTGGCAGGCAGTGTCAGTGCCACGAGCAAGGGGAAAACGGTCACGCAGGCAGCGGAAAACGGAGCCGATGACTTCGGCAGTGCCGGCAGCAAAACAAGCAGCAAAGCCGGCAATAGCGCAGAGCATGCAGAGCGAAGTTCAGAAGGCATGGATGCAGCTCCCTCGTCAACAAAGCGCAGCATTGTGGATAGTGAATCTGCTCCTTACCATAATGAAACGGTCAATGCTACGGATCATCATTCTGTGGCATCTGATGCAACCATAGCAGCAGTTACGGGTGCAAGCGCTCTGGCGGCTACCGGAAAAGTTAGTAAGACAATGAATGCTGCTGATACATCCGCAGAAGCAACCAAAGTAACCAAAAATTTGGAGCATACTTCGGATGTCAGCAAAAAGATGGCCAATACGGAAAAGTCTGTACAAGCTCAGGATGTTACAAAATCCAATATTAAAAGTTGTGCGGTAGATCCAATTCATATGGCAACCGGGCATCAGTTTATCGACCACGATGCCTTATCATTATATGGTGCTGCGGTTTGGCCTTTCCGAATGTTGTATCATTCCGGAAGATTGCAACAGGGAGCATTGGGCAAAGCTTGGACCCATAACTATGTAGTACGTCTAGAAATAGAGGATGCAGCAGAGCAGCAACAACCGGCACAAGAACAATCGGAAAATCAACGGACATTCAAACAAGATATACAGCCGTCATGGATTACGGTTCATTATACGGAAGGACGACGCAGCGTCTTTCATTTGCAGCCATCCGGTGTGTACCGCAGCAAGGATCTGGATGTCCGGCAGGATGAACTGCAATCGACCGAGCAAGGATATGTTTTAACAAGCAGACAACCAAGGGAAGTACATACCTTTGATTCAGAAGGTCGTTTGATTCGAGTAACAAATGCAGAGCAATTATCACTAGAATTAACCTATGATGACGAAGGGTTGCTGACTCATTTAACAGATGAAATTACCCGTCGCCAGTTTACGTTGACGTACGATGAACAGCATCGTGTTACCTCTGTACGCGATGCTGGTCGTGTCATCCGGATGGAGTACGACGATCGCGGATGCTTTGTTCGTTTTACAGATGCGACCGGTATAGAAACTAAGTTCACCAATGATGAATATGGACGGTTAATCTCGTTAACTCAAGAT belongs to Paenibacillus sp. JQZ6Y-1 and includes:
- a CDS encoding pre-toxin TG domain-containing protein, whose amino-acid sequence is MKLEVGLDSLTQASRSLDRAAREVEELKQELDQAKNSLSSKTRNTGSVESTFNRIHRQLDEMQQQLEQMSQLVSRKRDEYEEADRNGEDIDVGKMFSFALAAASLVLDFVPFVGNVKGIIEAVTGRDLLTGEKLEAWERVLGVMGPLGKGVSKAVKVAKYADEVVNVVGEATRHADDVTEAVSSATRNADNLAGSVSATSKGKTVTQAAENGADDFGSAGSKTSSKAGNSAEHAERSSEGMDAAPSSTKRSIVDSESAPYHNETVNATDHHSVASDATIAAVTGASALAATGKVSKTMNAADTSAEATKVTKNLEHTSDVSKKMANTEKSVQAQDVTKSNIKSCAVDPIHMATGHQFIDHDALSLYGAAVWPFRMLYHSGRLQQGALGKAWTHNYVVRLEIEDAAEQQQPAQEQSENQRTFKQDIQPSWITVHYTEGRRSVFHLQPSGVYRSKDLDVRQDELQSTEQGYVLTSRQPREVHTFDSEGRLIRVTNAEQLSLELTYDDEGLLTHLTDEITRRQFTLTYDEQHRVTSVRDAGRVIRMEYDDRGCFVRFTDATGIETKFTNDEYGRLISLTQDGITKFTNTFDDQHRIIGQSDASGHMSWLHYDLDSRPGQIVTILINRLGDQRMVVHNEQLQLLEVQEEDAHRTSYTYHENGQQASVTNALGETIRYEYDEHGQLIREIDPLEHVTEYSYTPDHLLSQIVDAEGSVTEYRYDEVGRQTAVVRPDGSSAYWSYTDSGQVEQYTDFNGGISRYDYDTQGNLRAYTDAAGRTTQVQLDDVGRITTLEDAAGGV